One part of the Macrobrachium rosenbergii isolate ZJJX-2024 chromosome 3, ASM4041242v1, whole genome shotgun sequence genome encodes these proteins:
- the LOC136828217 gene encoding mucin-2-like — MPSTATTSPTVILDSTAASCSSSSSASISVSSPTFTTTTATPTTTTGSSTTTTPTPTSSTTATTGTSNTTAATPTSTSTTIAATPTTSSVTPTTTTGPSTTTNNITVTTTTGPSTTTNNITTTTTTGPSTTTNNITVTTTTGPSTTTNNISTTTTTGPSTTTNNITATTTTGQSTTTNTVTTTITTGPSTTTNNITTTTTTGPSTTTNNITTTTTTAPSTTTTSGPSTTTNNITPTTTTGPSTTTNNITATPTTGPSTTTNNITTTTTTGTPNTTTTTIGTPTTTTTTTTQPLSSSFSSSSLGSSSSSASISVSSPTFTTTTATPTTTTGSSTTTTPTPTSSTTATTGTSNTTAATPTRTSTTTVATPTTSSATPTTTTGPSTTTNNITVTTTTGPSTTTNNITTTTTTRPSTTTNNISTSTTTGPSTTTNNVTVSTTTVSSATTNNITTTTTIGSSTTTNNITATTTTGPSSTTNNITTTNYKQLPTSSSSSSASISVSSPTFTTTTATPTTTTGLSTTTTPTPTSSTTVTTGTSNTTAATPTSTSTTTVGVATPTTSSVTPTTTTGQSTTTNNNTVTTTTGPSTTTNNISTSTTTGPSTTTNNITVTTTTGPPTTTNNVTVSTTTGPSTTTNNVTATSTVGPSTTTNNITTTTTGPSTTTNNITATTTIGQSTTTNNVTTTTTTGPSTTTNNITATTTTAQSTTTTTTTGTPFQQLLLHNR, encoded by the exons GTTCAAGTAGTTCCAGTGCATCGATCAGTGTATCAAGTCCAACCTTTACTACAACAACTGCAACACCAACAACTACTACTGGATCGTCTACAACGACAACACCTACTCCCACCTCCTCAACAACTGCAACAACAGGTACTTCTAATACAACAGCAGCAACGCCTACAAGTACATCAACAACAATAGCTGCCACACCAACAACATCAAGTGTAACACCAACTACaaccactggaccatcaacaactaccaataatataacagtaactacaaccactggaccatcaacaactaccaacaatataacAACAACTACCACCACTGGACCATCTACAACTACAAATAATATAACAGTAACTACAAcgactggaccatcaacaactaccaacaatataTCAACAACTACcaccactggaccatcaacaactactaataatataacagcaactacaacaactggaCAGTCAACAACTACCAACACTGTAACAACAACTATCACCACTGGACCATCAACGACTACcaataatataacaacaactacgacaactggaccatcaacaactaccaacaatataacAACAACTACCACCACTgcaccatcaacaactaccaccagtggaccatcaacaactaccaataatataacaccaactacaacaactggaccatcaacaactaccaacaatataacAGCAACTCCAACAACTGggccatcaacaactaccaacaatataacaacaactacaacaacaggTACTCCCAACACTACAACTACTACCATTGGtactccaacaacaactacaactactactacacaACCACTGAGTAGTTCCTTCAGTAGCAGCAGTTTAG GTTCAAGTAGTTCCAGTGCTTCGATCAGTGTGTCAAGTCCAACGTTTACTACAACAACTGCAACACCAACAACTACTACTGGATCGTCTACAACGACAACACCTACTCCCACCTCCTCAACAACTGCAACAACAGGTACTTCTAATACAACAGCAGCGACACCTACAcgtacatcaacaacaacagttgcCACACCAACCACATCAAGTGCAACACCAACTACaaccactggaccatcaacaactaccaataatataacagtaactacaacaactggaccatcaacaactaccaacaatataacAACAACTACCACCACTAGACCATCTACAACTACTAACAATATATCAACATCTACcaccactggaccatcaacaactaccaacaatgTAACAGTAAGTACAACAACTGTATCATCAGCAACTACAAACAAtataacaacaactacaacaattggatcatcaacaactaccaacaatataacagcaactacaacaactgggCCATCATcaactaccaacaatataacaacaacaaactaCAAACAACTACCAACAA GTTCAAGTAGTTCCAGTGCATCGATCAGTGTATCAAGTCCAACCTTTACTACAACAACTGCAACACCAACAACTACTACTGGATTGTCTACAACGACAACACCTACTCCCACCTCCTCAACAACTGTAACAACAGGTACTTCTAATACAACAGCAGCGACGCCTACAagtacatcaacaacaacagttggTGTTGCCACACCAACCACATCAAGTGTAACACCAACTACAACCACTGGACAATCAACAACTACCAATAATAACACAGTAACTACaaccactggaccatcaacaactaccaataaTATATCAACATCTACcaccactggaccatcaacaactaccaataaTATAACAGTAACTACAACCACTGGACCACCAACAACTACCAACAATGTGACAGTAAGTACAacaactggaccatcaacaactaccaacaatgTGACAGCAACTTCAACAgttggaccatcaacaactaccaacaatataacaactaccaccactggaccatcaacaactaccaataatataacagcaactacaacaattggacaatcaacaactaccaacaatgTAACAACAACTACcaccactggaccatcaacaactactaataatataacagcaactacaacaactgcACAGTCAACAACTACCACTACTACCACTGGTACTCCATTtcaacaactactactacacaACCGCTGA